Proteins encoded within one genomic window of Lactococcus garvieae:
- a CDS encoding helix-turn-helix domain-containing protein produces MNINAKAVGSRINDIRLSLGLSMEQFGKLFNTSKGTVNNWEKGRNLPNKENLLKISSLGDTTIEYILHGTMDEYIDSLVAQLQTDLLTDKSISNNIVPFILNEIKNIMYSNASSFFSTKQADKKFNEVKKYTIESWSDPESLENNILTNLSRELRTRILDTMKYSYKSYYDNSEEKISSGEYLTENSSEILKRLHSLEDFIDAYFDALRFLDNPQIASNLDLLPDFTAKIDQRIK; encoded by the coding sequence ATGAATATAAATGCAAAAGCTGTTGGTTCAAGAATCAATGATATTAGACTTTCTTTAGGTTTATCTATGGAACAATTTGGAAAGCTATTTAATACATCTAAAGGAACTGTAAACAATTGGGAAAAAGGGCGTAATCTTCCCAACAAAGAAAATTTATTAAAGATTTCATCTCTTGGAGATACTACTATAGAATATATTCTCCATGGAACTATGGATGAATATATTGACAGTCTTGTGGCTCAACTTCAAACAGACTTGTTAACAGATAAAAGTATAAGTAATAATATTGTCCCTTTCATTCTTAATGAAATAAAGAATATAATGTATTCAAATGCTTCTAGTTTTTTTAGTACTAAGCAAGCAGATAAAAAATTTAATGAAGTCAAGAAATATACAATTGAGTCTTGGTCTGATCCTGAAAGTTTGGAAAATAATATTTTAACAAATCTCAGTAGAGAATTACGTACTCGAATTCTAGATACTATGAAATATTCTTACAAAAGCTACTATGATAATTCTGAAGAAAAAATAAGTTCGGGGGAATATTTAACAGAAAATTCTAGTGAAATACTTAAAAGACTTCATTCTTTAGAGGATTTCATAGATGCCTATTTTGATGCCTTGCGTTTTTTGGATAATCCTCAAATAGCATCTAATCTTGATTTGCTTCCCGATTTTACAGCAAAAATAGACCAAAGAATTAAATAA
- a CDS encoding tyrosine-type recombinase/integrase produces the protein MNKLNIKEYKTKTGEIRYILRGAYIGTDKLTSKQVRTDIRGRTKKDVKNKLQRKQSAFIKNDCVKKEKQLKTFAEVTEAWFDTYQHTVKSHSIEIMRSNLNRYILPAFGTTKIDKLTTTQIQLQINKWAKNASSPLNGAKRRNKGNAKGYKLLLNITNRIFKYAISIGLVSFNPCLTVIVPNIKMEATEREIKHFNKEQLKAYFEYMDSLSSTWTNNELKTICRLLVASGLRIGEATALYWSDINFEKQTLSVSKTTTGHQTIQDTPKTKHSKRTIIIDQKAISSLQKWKWYQQSHFLKLGSPNQQLVFPTSSGSVLDYQRLRKPLQQTFKVAGLHDIGFHGFRHSHASLLLNAGVSYKEIQTRLGHASIKMTMDIYSHLEQEKEVEAVELFSKYANF, from the coding sequence ATGAATAAACTAAATATCAAAGAATACAAAACTAAAACTGGAGAAATACGTTACATTCTTCGAGGTGCTTATATTGGCACTGACAAATTAACAAGTAAACAAGTACGTACAGACATTCGCGGTCGTACAAAAAAAGATGTTAAAAACAAACTTCAACGTAAGCAGAGTGCCTTTATAAAAAATGACTGTGTGAAAAAAGAAAAGCAACTTAAAACTTTTGCTGAAGTTACAGAAGCATGGTTCGACACTTATCAGCATACTGTAAAAAGCCATTCTATAGAAATCATGCGATCAAATTTAAATAGATATATCTTACCCGCTTTTGGTACTACTAAGATTGACAAGCTTACTACTACTCAAATACAACTACAAATTAATAAATGGGCTAAAAATGCTAGCTCTCCACTTAATGGAGCAAAGCGCCGAAATAAAGGGAATGCTAAAGGATATAAACTTCTTCTCAATATAACTAATAGAATATTCAAATACGCGATTTCTATAGGGCTAGTGAGCTTTAATCCTTGCCTTACTGTAATTGTTCCAAATATCAAAATGGAAGCTACAGAACGTGAAATAAAGCATTTTAACAAAGAGCAGTTAAAAGCATATTTTGAATATATGGATAGCTTATCAAGTACCTGGACAAATAATGAACTAAAAACTATTTGCCGCCTATTGGTGGCTTCTGGTCTGCGAATTGGAGAGGCTACTGCTCTATATTGGTCCGACATTAACTTTGAAAAGCAAACTCTATCTGTCAGTAAAACAACAACTGGACATCAGACAATTCAAGATACTCCAAAAACAAAGCACAGTAAGCGGACTATAATTATTGATCAGAAAGCTATATCAAGCTTACAGAAATGGAAATGGTATCAACAGTCCCACTTTTTAAAACTTGGTAGTCCTAATCAACAACTCGTATTTCCTACAAGTTCAGGATCAGTCCTTGATTACCAACGGCTTAGAAAGCCCCTGCAGCAAACGTTTAAAGTAGCTGGACTACATGATATAGGATTCCATGGTTTTAGGCATTCTCATGCTTCACTATTGCTCAATGCTGGAGTATCGTATAAAGAAATCCAAACAAGACTAGGTCATGCAAGTATTAAAATGACTATGGATATTTACAGTCATCTTGAACAAGAGAAAGAAGTTGAGGCAGTAGAACTTTTTTCTAAATATGCTAATTTTTAG
- the rpsD gene encoding 30S ribosomal protein S4 produces the protein MSRYTGPSWKQSRRLGISLTGSGKELARRNYVPGQHGPNNRSKLSEYGLQLAEKQKLRFTYGVSERQFRNLFVAATRVKEGTLGFNFMTLLEQRLDNVVYRLGLATTRRQARQFVNHGHILVDGKRVDIPSYRVAPGQVISVREKSMKVPAILEAVEATKGRPNFVSFDAEKLEGSLVRLPERDEINTEINEALIVEFYNKMM, from the coding sequence ATGTCACGTTATACTGGTCCATCATGGAAACAATCTCGCCGTCTCGGCATCTCACTTACAGGTTCTGGTAAAGAACTTGCACGTCGTAACTACGTACCTGGTCAACACGGTCCAAACAACCGTTCAAAACTTTCTGAATACGGTTTGCAATTGGCTGAAAAACAAAAACTCCGTTTCACTTACGGTGTTTCTGAACGTCAATTCCGTAACTTGTTCGTAGCAGCTACACGTGTTAAAGAAGGAACACTTGGTTTCAACTTCATGACATTGCTTGAACAACGTTTGGATAACGTTGTATACCGTCTTGGTCTTGCAACTACTCGTCGTCAAGCACGTCAATTCGTAAACCACGGTCACATCCTCGTTGACGGAAAACGCGTTGATATCCCATCATACCGCGTAGCACCTGGTCAAGTTATCTCAGTTCGCGAAAAATCTATGAAAGTTCCTGCAATCCTTGAAGCTGTAGAAGCAACTAAAGGACGTCCAAACTTTGTATCATTTGACGCTGAAAAACTTGAAGGTTCACTCGTTCGTCTTCCAGAACGTGACGAAATCAACACAGAAATCAACGAAGCACTTATCGTCGAATTCTACAACAAAATGATGTAA
- a CDS encoding APC family permease, translating to MEKDLKNDIGFFGALSIVVGTVIGAGVFFKIAAMVAVTQSASLTLLAWAVGGTLTICAGLSVAELAAAIPETGGAVKYLERSYGKLIGFLFGWVQVLIYNPGNMAALGIIFATQVLNLLGLPQNLLIPIAIISILSIMAINLLGSRFTSRFQQVTSILKLIPIFLIIVFGLTANSQVEVQLFPIQAGQNVNFFAGLGGALVASLFAFDGWMNVGNIAGEMKNPQKHLSKVITIGLLIISFIYVAISLGFLKVLPLEQISGNVNTASDAAQKLFGVNGGKLVTIGILISVYGTLNGYTMTAIRVPYALALENSLPFSRHLSKLNKNAIPFVSAALVTSLACIFMAAGSFDILTNLVIFVMWFFSFLLILAVFILRKKEPDLHRPYKVILYPVLPVVGMLGALFIMWTTITQQPVLAMIGIAITLAGVPVFYYQTKMKQVATVVKVKSK from the coding sequence ATGGAAAAAGACTTGAAAAATGATATCGGTTTTTTCGGAGCCTTGTCTATTGTTGTTGGGACTGTTATCGGAGCTGGCGTTTTCTTTAAGATTGCTGCGATGGTTGCCGTAACGCAATCTGCTTCATTGACACTGCTTGCCTGGGCTGTTGGCGGAACTTTAACTATCTGTGCTGGGCTAAGCGTGGCGGAGCTTGCAGCGGCCATACCGGAAACAGGTGGTGCTGTGAAATATTTAGAGCGAAGTTATGGGAAACTGATTGGCTTTCTGTTTGGTTGGGTACAGGTTCTGATTTATAATCCAGGGAATATGGCGGCATTAGGGATTATTTTTGCGACGCAGGTTCTTAATTTATTGGGCTTGCCACAAAACTTACTGATTCCTATCGCGATTATCTCTATCTTATCAATCATGGCGATTAATTTACTGGGATCACGCTTTACTTCACGTTTTCAGCAAGTTACTTCAATTCTAAAATTAATCCCTATATTTTTGATTATTGTGTTTGGTTTGACAGCGAATTCTCAAGTAGAAGTACAATTATTCCCGATACAGGCTGGACAAAATGTTAATTTTTTTGCGGGACTTGGTGGTGCTCTAGTCGCAAGTTTATTTGCCTTTGACGGGTGGATGAATGTCGGAAATATTGCTGGTGAGATGAAAAATCCACAAAAACATCTCTCAAAAGTTATTACTATAGGGTTATTGATTATTTCTTTTATCTATGTTGCTATCAGTTTAGGCTTTCTCAAGGTTCTTCCCTTAGAGCAAATTTCGGGTAATGTAAATACAGCTTCAGATGCTGCACAAAAATTATTTGGTGTTAACGGTGGAAAATTAGTAACCATTGGGATTTTAATTTCGGTTTACGGAACTTTAAATGGTTACACGATGACTGCTATACGTGTTCCCTATGCCTTAGCTTTGGAAAACTCTTTGCCATTTTCAAGACATTTGAGTAAACTCAACAAAAATGCAATTCCATTTGTATCAGCTGCGTTGGTGACAAGTTTAGCATGTATCTTTATGGCGGCGGGATCGTTTGATATCTTGACGAACCTCGTTATCTTTGTCATGTGGTTCTTCTCGTTCTTACTTATCCTTGCTGTATTTATTTTACGGAAAAAAGAACCTGATCTGCACCGCCCATACAAAGTAATACTTTATCCTGTACTGCCTGTTGTGGGAATGTTGGGTGCTCTATTTATTATGTGGACCACGATTACACAACAACCCGTACTTGCGATGATTGGGATAGCAATAACCCTTGCCGGAGTGCCTGTCTTTTATTACCAAACAAAAATGAAACAAGTAGCAACCGTTGTTAAAGTAAAATCTAAATAA
- a CDS encoding ATP-binding cassette domain-containing protein: MNKNEIISMCNIQKKIQDKLIFSINEFTVNKGDFVTIKGVSGSGKTTLLNILGMKDTISSGEYLFEGVETEKLKEKVKLKIKRNKISFLFQDFGLVEEETINFNLEIGLKYSKLSRKEKLKQKKEALNAVNLNKKLSTSISSLSGGEKQRVALARIILKPSILILADEPTGSLDSLNRDIVTDILFKQSINGKAVIIVTHDEELAKKGNKTIEL, encoded by the coding sequence ATGAATAAAAATGAAATAATCTCTATGTGTAATATCCAAAAAAAAATACAGGATAAACTAATTTTTTCAATAAATGAGTTTACTGTAAATAAGGGTGATTTTGTAACGATTAAAGGTGTTAGCGGTTCTGGAAAGACGACTCTGTTAAACATATTGGGGATGAAAGACACGATAAGTTCAGGAGAATATTTATTCGAAGGTGTTGAAACGGAAAAGCTGAAAGAAAAAGTAAAACTGAAGATAAAGAGAAATAAAATATCTTTTTTATTTCAAGATTTCGGTCTAGTTGAAGAAGAAACAATTAATTTTAATTTAGAAATAGGCTTAAAATATAGCAAATTAAGTAGGAAAGAGAAACTAAAACAAAAAAAGGAGGCACTGAATGCGGTCAATTTAAATAAAAAACTATCCACATCGATTAGTAGTTTATCTGGAGGCGAAAAACAGCGTGTTGCACTCGCGCGAATTATTTTAAAGCCATCAATACTTATTTTGGCAGATGAACCCACAGGTTCTTTAGATTCACTCAACAGAGATATCGTTACTGATATTTTATTTAAACAGTCAATAAATGGGAAAGCCGTAATAATTGTAACTCATGATGAGGAACTTGCAAAGAAAGGGAATAAAACCATAGAGCTTTAA
- a CDS encoding DUF1430 domain-containing protein, translated as MKKRILKFNLVILLLSILFGMFVSQVEQYSRNKVTDFFRYTDSYSPVKKPKKVTSKEENDKVINIIEKISKQEGLFTLYKVVNQGYFIKEGINFKFLPKEEITLYTPNTKQKNVYTPPFSKSVLSIDSIDSLKNQNEFEWQVFIKTEDENRYKDKIEQIKNAYNKEFDENYTYQDFSDFEKSESYELSSGGDIYNISSYIKIGIVFFTVMLSFWIFSVNKKIQILRQNGYSIIASINNFIGKGYTVCIFASIALLTYLLGTISSDYCTRFIINIGLLLFFNYFWLMMMVYVVERLNWRKKEHKNKTEKLFINLLPTVIKLIFLMMLVVTNLDLARIMYEASNITFNSEVPKKISEDNYHVFYPVIVGKNQLEFVHDKDSREEEEEEIYQYLNQNGSLLVSIEHYNIKENEVFGRTIQLNPNYLKKFEILDENNQRVFIEENEEKRILLIPERFKGSDDLTKIKEYYFKDLSQFEKKITDIIYIKDKQPIYSFVPNNPWIDDYPILDILTLKNSDSWDRNIFSGDRYPPIKIKTAGKSSEKLKELLEKNRLTDNLPSFVPYEKADITLIKSLSGSFSYILTSSLLTVFVFSIVCLLTTAYFFQYHNKKFYLLRLNGYSFFKTYASVFLLLLFELTIGLSIAVFLSEISKEFVINIFLAMLLNVIIVSLTLFRVEKRMSN; from the coding sequence TTGAAAAAAAGAATTTTAAAATTTAATCTTGTCATTCTTCTGCTTAGCATTTTATTTGGAATGTTTGTTTCTCAAGTAGAGCAATATTCAAGAAATAAGGTGACCGATTTTTTTAGGTATACGGATAGTTATTCTCCTGTAAAAAAACCAAAAAAAGTAACCAGTAAAGAAGAGAATGATAAAGTAATTAATATTATAGAAAAGATTTCAAAACAGGAAGGTTTATTTACTCTGTACAAAGTTGTAAACCAAGGATATTTTATTAAAGAGGGGATCAACTTTAAATTCCTACCAAAAGAAGAGATAACTTTGTATACACCTAATACGAAACAAAAAAACGTATACACCCCTCCATTTAGTAAGTCAGTCTTATCTATAGACAGTATAGATAGTTTAAAAAATCAAAATGAATTTGAGTGGCAGGTTTTTATAAAAACAGAAGATGAAAACAGATATAAAGATAAGATAGAACAGATTAAAAACGCTTATAACAAAGAGTTTGATGAGAACTATACTTATCAAGATTTTTCGGATTTTGAAAAAAGTGAAAGTTACGAATTATCATCGGGTGGGGACATTTACAATATTTCAAGCTATATAAAGATCGGCATAGTCTTTTTTACGGTGATGTTAAGTTTTTGGATTTTTTCAGTTAATAAAAAAATTCAAATTTTACGACAAAATGGCTACTCTATCATAGCAAGCATAAATAACTTTATCGGCAAGGGCTATACAGTTTGTATTTTTGCATCAATTGCTTTACTTACATATTTATTAGGAACCATTTCGAGTGACTATTGTACCCGTTTTATAATAAACATTGGACTCCTCCTTTTCTTTAACTATTTTTGGTTGATGATGATGGTTTATGTAGTGGAGAGATTAAACTGGAGAAAAAAAGAGCATAAAAATAAAACAGAAAAGTTATTTATCAATTTATTGCCAACAGTAATAAAACTTATTTTTCTGATGATGTTAGTCGTAACCAACCTTGATTTAGCAAGGATTATGTATGAAGCATCCAATATCACGTTTAATAGTGAAGTGCCTAAAAAAATAAGTGAAGATAACTACCATGTTTTTTACCCCGTTATCGTTGGAAAAAACCAACTTGAATTTGTCCATGACAAAGATTCTAGGGAAGAAGAAGAGGAAGAAATATATCAATATTTAAACCAAAACGGAAGCTTGCTCGTAAGTATAGAACATTATAATATAAAAGAGAATGAAGTATTCGGGAGAACGATACAACTCAACCCTAATTATTTAAAAAAATTCGAGATTTTAGATGAAAATAATCAGAGGGTTTTTATAGAAGAAAATGAAGAAAAAAGAATATTACTCATTCCCGAAAGATTCAAGGGAAGTGATGATTTAACTAAGATAAAAGAATACTATTTTAAAGACTTATCCCAATTTGAGAAAAAAATAACTGATATTATCTATATCAAAGATAAGCAACCTATCTATAGTTTTGTTCCCAATAATCCATGGATTGATGACTATCCTATTTTAGATATTTTAACACTCAAAAACAGCGACAGTTGGGACAGGAATATTTTTAGTGGTGATAGGTATCCACCCATCAAAATAAAAACAGCGGGGAAATCAAGTGAAAAACTTAAGGAGCTTTTAGAGAAAAACAGGCTGACGGATAATTTACCTTCTTTTGTTCCCTATGAAAAAGCAGATATCACGCTAATAAAAAGCCTGTCCGGTTCATTCAGCTATATATTAACCAGCTCCTTATTGACAGTATTTGTATTTTCTATTGTGTGCTTACTAACCACTGCCTATTTTTTCCAATATCATAATAAAAAGTTTTATTTACTAAGGCTAAACGGTTATTCTTTTTTTAAAACCTATGCATCCGTCTTTTTATTGTTGCTATTCGAGCTCACAATAGGTTTATCTATAGCGGTATTCTTGTCTGAAATCAGCAAAGAATTTGTTATTAATATATTTCTGGCTATGTTACTCAATGTTATTATAGTCAGTCTGACTTTATTTAGAGTTGAAAAAAGAATGTCTAATTAA
- a CDS encoding energy-coupling factor transporter transmembrane component T family protein, which yields MQNMLMGRYIPGNSLIHRLDPRSKLLVMFIFVIVIFFAHDWLGYLLLILYTFAGVLLSGISISYFLKGLRPMIGLILFTVIFQMLFTPGEHIIFHVWILKISTESLINALYIFFRFVLIIFMSTVLTLTTPPLTLADGIETGLAPLKKIKVPVHELGLMLSISLRFIPTLMDDTTMIMNAQKARGMDFGEGNLLQKVRSIIPILIPLFVSSFRRAEDLAVAMEARGYQGGDGRSKYRQLKWSKKDFVLLVSIFILAVLLLTWNALS from the coding sequence ATGCAAAATATGCTTATGGGACGCTATATCCCAGGAAATTCGCTGATTCACCGTCTGGATCCCCGCAGTAAACTTTTAGTCATGTTTATTTTTGTTATTGTGATTTTCTTTGCACATGACTGGTTAGGCTATCTGTTATTGATTCTGTATACCTTTGCAGGTGTACTTTTATCTGGTATATCTATTTCCTACTTTCTCAAGGGCCTACGGCCGATGATTGGTTTGATTTTATTTACTGTTATTTTTCAAATGCTTTTTACACCAGGAGAACATATCATTTTTCACGTGTGGATTTTGAAAATATCAACAGAAAGTTTGATTAATGCTCTTTATATTTTCTTCCGTTTTGTGTTGATTATTTTTATGTCAACCGTTCTAACCTTAACTACACCACCATTGACTTTGGCTGATGGGATTGAGACAGGTTTGGCCCCCTTGAAAAAAATTAAGGTTCCAGTTCATGAGTTAGGTCTGATGCTCTCAATCTCTCTGCGTTTCATTCCTACATTGATGGATGATACAACGATGATTATGAATGCGCAAAAGGCTCGAGGGATGGATTTTGGTGAAGGTAATCTATTGCAGAAGGTGCGATCAATTATTCCAATATTAATTCCACTTTTTGTTTCAAGTTTTCGTCGTGCTGAAGATTTGGCAGTAGCCATGGAAGCACGAGGTTATCAAGGAGGAGACGGTCGAAGCAAGTACCGCCAGTTAAAGTGGTCTAAAAAAGATTTTGTTTTATTAGTGAGTATATTTATACTTGCTGTCCTCTTACTTACTTGGAATGCTTTGAGTTAA
- a CDS encoding energy-coupling factor ABC transporter ATP-binding protein: protein MIKFDKVNFTYQPNTPFASRALFDINLEVEEGSYTALIGHTGSGKSTLLQHLNGLLQPTEGAVHIDDIVIKSTSKQKEIKPARKKVGVVFQFPESQLFEETVLKDVAFGPQNFGVSQEEALKIAREKLELVGLAEKNFEKSPFELSGGQMRRVAIAGILAMEPKVLVLDEPTAGLDPKARIEMMELFSHLHQAGQTVVLVTHNMDDVAEYADKVYLLEKGRVISCGEPQEVFQNVDFLLQHELGVPKTTEFAVELQQRGVLFERLPIKRQELIQMLKEAQK, encoded by the coding sequence ATGATTAAATTTGATAAGGTAAATTTCACTTACCAACCGAACACCCCCTTTGCCAGTCGGGCCCTCTTTGATATCAACTTAGAGGTAGAAGAAGGGAGCTATACTGCCTTGATTGGGCATACAGGTTCAGGCAAGTCAACACTATTGCAACATCTGAATGGTCTGCTCCAACCTACTGAAGGTGCCGTACATATTGATGATATTGTCATTAAATCGACAAGTAAGCAAAAAGAAATCAAGCCCGCTCGTAAAAAAGTTGGCGTTGTTTTTCAGTTTCCTGAAAGCCAGCTTTTTGAAGAAACAGTTTTAAAAGATGTCGCTTTTGGCCCGCAAAACTTTGGCGTTTCTCAAGAAGAGGCATTGAAAATTGCACGCGAGAAGTTGGAACTTGTAGGTCTAGCAGAAAAGAATTTTGAAAAATCCCCATTTGAACTCTCAGGCGGGCAAATGCGTCGCGTGGCGATTGCAGGGATTTTAGCAATGGAACCTAAAGTTTTGGTTCTTGATGAACCCACGGCAGGCTTAGATCCTAAAGCACGTATTGAAATGATGGAGTTGTTCAGTCATTTGCATCAAGCAGGACAAACAGTTGTGCTGGTTACACACAATATGGATGACGTTGCGGAATATGCAGATAAAGTATACCTGCTGGAAAAAGGGCGCGTAATTTCTTGTGGGGAACCGCAAGAGGTTTTCCAAAATGTTGATTTTTTACTGCAACACGAACTTGGAGTGCCAAAAACGACAGAATTTGCAGTAGAGTTGCAACAGCGCGGTGTTCTTTTTGAACGCTTACCCATCAAGCGTCAAGAATTGATTCAAATGTTGAAGGAGGCGCAAAAGTAA
- a CDS encoding energy-coupling factor ABC transporter ATP-binding protein, whose amino-acid sequence MNKILEVENLTFKYEEEQESPTLDGVSFAVQAGEWVSIIGQNGSGKSTTARAIDGLLENVSGDIKIDGQVLNAENVWSLRQKIGMVFQNPDNQFVGATVEDDVAFGMENQGIPREEMIIRVEQALRQVNMLDFKGKEPARLSGGQKQRVAIAGIIALRPEIIILDEATSMLDPTGRAEIMRVIREIKAEYNLTVLSITHDLDEATLSDRVLVMRAGKIMKSAKPEELFGSGEDMINIGLDMPFTSSLAKELRENFNLPEKYLNEEELADILAERLRK is encoded by the coding sequence ATGAATAAAATCCTTGAAGTAGAAAATCTTACTTTCAAATATGAAGAAGAGCAGGAAAGCCCCACTCTGGATGGGGTGTCTTTTGCTGTTCAAGCAGGAGAATGGGTCTCCATTATTGGTCAAAATGGTTCTGGGAAGTCCACAACGGCGCGAGCAATCGATGGCTTACTGGAAAATGTATCAGGGGACATAAAAATCGATGGACAAGTTTTGAATGCTGAGAATGTCTGGTCACTCCGTCAAAAAATAGGCATGGTTTTTCAAAACCCAGATAATCAGTTTGTGGGCGCCACCGTCGAAGATGACGTGGCCTTTGGCATGGAGAACCAGGGTATACCTCGTGAAGAGATGATTATACGTGTTGAACAAGCTTTAAGACAGGTTAATATGCTTGATTTTAAGGGAAAAGAGCCGGCTCGTCTTTCTGGTGGGCAAAAGCAACGTGTAGCTATCGCGGGGATTATTGCTTTACGACCTGAGATTATTATTCTTGATGAAGCAACTTCAATGCTTGATCCTACTGGTCGTGCTGAAATCATGCGCGTTATCCGGGAAATTAAGGCAGAATATAATTTGACGGTACTTTCTATCACGCATGACCTTGATGAAGCGACTCTTTCTGATCGTGTTTTGGTAATGCGTGCAGGAAAAATTATGAAATCAGCCAAGCCAGAAGAGCTTTTTGGCTCGGGCGAAGATATGATTAATATTGGTTTAGATATGCCTTTTACTTCAAGCTTAGCGAAAGAATTAAGAGAAAATTTTAATTTGCCAGAAAAATATTTGAATGAAGAAGAGCTGGCAGATATCTTAGCAGAAAGACTGAGAAAATGA
- a CDS encoding DUF2325 domain-containing protein has translation MKTVLVICESGYWHDLREGLAAVGVSFLGFDKKKPKRSEIDQLVAQADFVMIRNLNVAHASVRFAKEAAKASDTPFWIGSNFGVEKIIEKLTPLFPELDFSSKKERTTSSKNKRSNKQKIPESKKLESTSHYQLPKQKKNLALKSALKDFKIDEDEIDFEKMFKP, from the coding sequence ATGAAAACAGTATTGGTCATTTGTGAATCAGGCTACTGGCATGATTTGCGAGAAGGCTTGGCCGCGGTGGGTGTCAGTTTTTTAGGATTTGATAAAAAGAAACCTAAGCGGTCTGAGATTGATCAACTGGTGGCACAAGCAGACTTTGTGATGATACGTAATCTCAATGTCGCTCATGCTTCTGTACGCTTTGCTAAGGAAGCGGCTAAAGCGAGTGACACACCTTTTTGGATAGGGAGTAATTTTGGTGTAGAAAAAATCATCGAAAAGCTCACGCCCTTATTTCCAGAACTTGATTTTTCTAGTAAGAAAGAGAGGACAACGTCCTCGAAGAATAAAAGAAGTAACAAGCAAAAAATACCAGAATCTAAAAAATTGGAATCTACCAGCCATTATCAGTTGCCCAAGCAAAAGAAAAATTTAGCTTTAAAATCAGCGCTTAAAGATTTTAAAATTGATGAAGATGAGATTGATTTTGAAAAAATGTTTAAGCCTTGA
- the nrdG gene encoding anaerobic ribonucleoside-triphosphate reductase activating protein yields MNNPKPQEWLAADLEQGYVSDYKPFNFVDGEGVRCSLYLSGCKFHCEGCYNQATWNFRYGSPYTQELEEKIMSDLSQSYVQGLTLLGGEPFLNTGVVLPLVKRIRTELPEKDIWSWTGYTWEELMQEDETKLELLRNIDILVDGRFKLSKKNLLLQFRGSSNQRIIDVKKSLAEKKVVIWAGLNDGKAAVEQIHKEKLI; encoded by the coding sequence ATGAATAATCCAAAACCACAAGAATGGCTGGCTGCTGATTTAGAGCAGGGCTATGTTTCAGATTATAAACCCTTCAACTTTGTTGATGGCGAAGGTGTACGTTGCTCGCTTTACCTCTCAGGCTGTAAGTTTCACTGTGAGGGCTGCTATAATCAAGCGACATGGAACTTTAGATACGGTAGTCCTTATACCCAAGAGTTGGAAGAAAAAATCATGTCAGACTTGAGCCAGTCTTATGTTCAGGGCTTGACTTTGTTAGGTGGGGAGCCTTTTCTTAATACAGGAGTTGTTTTACCGTTGGTCAAGCGTATACGTACCGAATTGCCCGAGAAGGATATTTGGTCATGGACTGGCTATACATGGGAAGAACTCATGCAGGAGGATGAAACCAAGCTAGAGCTCCTGCGAAATATTGATATCCTTGTCGATGGTCGCTTCAAATTAAGCAAGAAAAACTTGCTCTTACAGTTCAGAGGGTCTTCTAATCAGCGCATTATTGACGTGAAAAAATCTTTAGCTGAAAAGAAGGTGGTAATCTGGGCTGGACTCAATGATGGTAAAGCAGCAGTAGAGCAGATTCATAAGGAAAAGCTAATATGA